Proteins encoded by one window of Cylindrospermum stagnale PCC 7417:
- a CDS encoding undecaprenyl-diphosphate phosphatase gives MATILEAGGIGLLFPVWGQLLQVGLPSEASTGGVNLIEGLIQAFVLGIVQGITEFLPISSTAHLQVFTKALHWDAVAGKPFLATIQFGSVIAVLIYFWSDISKILTGGWQAVRQKDWQREEWQLLVGIAVGTLPALVGGFLLKKALNNEKSLINSMTTIAITSIVMALLLAAAEKLGSRKRNFDSLKIRDGVLIGLGQMIALVPGASRSGSTVTTALFIGLERSTAARFSFLLGIPTLTVATLYEFFKEALGKTDLVVVFVGTLSAFVFSYLSIAWLLRYLQTQNTLIFVWYRLAFGASILSAIALNLLQNN, from the coding sequence ATGGCGACAATCTTAGAAGCTGGCGGTATAGGCTTGCTATTCCCTGTATGGGGGCAACTTTTACAGGTGGGACTACCGAGTGAGGCGTCAACTGGTGGAGTTAATCTCATCGAAGGACTGATTCAGGCATTTGTTTTGGGGATTGTGCAAGGCATCACAGAGTTTCTACCCATCAGTAGCACTGCTCATCTTCAGGTTTTTACTAAAGCATTGCACTGGGATGCAGTGGCAGGGAAGCCTTTTTTGGCGACGATTCAATTTGGCAGTGTGATCGCAGTGTTAATTTATTTTTGGTCAGATATTAGTAAAATTTTGACTGGCGGATGGCAGGCTGTGAGGCAAAAAGACTGGCAACGAGAAGAATGGCAATTGCTTGTGGGGATAGCTGTAGGTACCTTGCCTGCCCTAGTTGGGGGATTTTTGCTGAAAAAAGCACTTAATAACGAAAAATCCTTGATTAACAGCATGACGACCATTGCCATTACTTCGATTGTGATGGCACTTTTATTAGCAGCAGCAGAAAAGTTGGGCAGCCGCAAGCGGAACTTCGACAGCTTAAAAATTCGTGATGGGGTATTAATTGGGTTAGGCCAGATGATTGCTCTCGTACCTGGTGCATCCCGTTCTGGCTCAACTGTGACAACTGCGTTATTTATCGGTTTGGAACGTAGCACGGCGGCAAGATTTTCCTTTCTGCTAGGAATTCCCACTCTCACCGTTGCTACTTTATATGAATTTTTTAAAGAGGCCCTGGGTAAAACTGACTTAGTAGTAGTATTTGTCGGCACATTGTCAGCATTTGTCTTTTCTTATTTATCTATAGCCTGGCTGCTGCGATATCTTCAAACCCAGAACACTTTGATATTCGTCTGGTATCGCTTGGCATTTGGGGCATCAATCTTGAGTGCGATCGCACTCAATTTGTTGCAGAATAATTAA
- a CDS encoding DUF3120 domain-containing protein — translation MLNNTLSSYSASTPALDPESTDIRELESQLSLSPSLGEPISSRQTWLVFAAAVFLVSVPVFVEAPMVRSLPSLSLAMTGFWIWLSFALMSRPRTYIWGDLLLGFSGSWLAGAIYWGWLRWEPLWHLPVESIGLPFALWCLARNWGKVGSWFYLGSLFGTFLTDIYFYLADLMPYWRQIMRVDVAETSQILQNALAQVETPWGEAWALVLALTLLTVGILSLGGKQQHWYAFSGAVLSTILVDSLFLLVAVIC, via the coding sequence TTGCTTAATAATACATTATCTTCCTACAGTGCTTCTACCCCTGCTCTTGATCCGGAGTCAACGGACATCAGAGAATTAGAGTCTCAACTCTCTTTATCTCCTTCTCTCGGAGAGCCGATCTCTTCAAGACAAACTTGGTTAGTATTTGCTGCGGCAGTGTTTTTGGTATCTGTGCCAGTGTTTGTCGAAGCGCCAATGGTGCGATCGCTCCCCAGTCTGAGTTTAGCGATGACAGGATTCTGGATATGGTTGAGTTTTGCCCTGATGTCACGTCCACGAACTTATATCTGGGGCGATTTGCTTTTAGGGTTCAGCGGCAGTTGGTTAGCAGGGGCGATTTACTGGGGCTGGTTGCGTTGGGAACCTTTATGGCATTTGCCAGTGGAGTCGATTGGGCTACCATTTGCTTTGTGGTGTCTGGCGAGGAATTGGGGCAAAGTAGGTAGCTGGTTTTATTTAGGTTCGTTATTCGGGACATTTTTAACCGATATCTATTTCTACCTGGCGGACTTGATGCCCTACTGGCGACAGATTATGAGAGTAGATGTCGCAGAAACTTCACAAATCTTACAAAATGCCCTAGCGCAAGTAGAAACACCTTGGGGAGAAGCTTGGGCGCTAGTTCTAGCCCTAACGCTGTTGACAGTCGGAATTTTATCTTTAGGTGGAAAGCAACAGCACTGGTACGCCTTTAGCGGCGCAGTTTTGAGTACAATTCTGGTAGACAGTCTATTTTTGCTAGTAGCGGTGATCTGCTGA
- the psbU gene encoding photosystem II complex extrinsic protein PsbU: MKGLVRLLTVFSLLLGSWGWLGTTQIAQAASFNNFALPQIPVLAIERQNRADAKLGTSFGQKIDLNNTNVRAFQQFPGLYPTLAKKIITNAPYKSVEDVLNLPGLSDRQKQTLQANFDNFTVTEYEPAFNEGDDRFNNGIYR, from the coding sequence GTGAAAGGATTGGTGCGTTTATTAACAGTGTTTAGTTTGTTACTTGGCTCCTGGGGATGGTTGGGAACAACTCAGATAGCCCAAGCTGCAAGTTTCAACAATTTTGCTTTACCTCAAATCCCAGTTCTGGCAATTGAACGGCAAAATCGGGCAGATGCCAAGCTAGGAACGTCATTCGGTCAAAAAATTGATTTGAATAATACTAACGTGCGCGCTTTTCAACAGTTTCCAGGGCTGTACCCAACCCTGGCGAAGAAAATCATCACCAATGCTCCTTACAAGAGTGTAGAAGATGTATTGAATCTTCCAGGATTGAGCGATCGCCAAAAACAAACCCTGCAAGCCAATTTCGATAACTTCACCGTGACAGAATACGAGCCTGCCTTCAACGAGGGAGACGATCGCTTTAACAACGGCATCTACAGATAA
- the nadB gene encoding L-aspartate oxidase has product MSQIDIPSQFDVLVVGAGAAGLYTALCLPESLRVGLITKETVALSASDWAQGGIAAAVSREDSPALHIEDTLQAGAGLCDVEAVKFLAEVAPSCIQNLVNLGVAFDRHGNALALTLEAAHSRNRVLHAADTTGREVTTTLTNQVLRRQNIQVIQQALALSLWIEPQTGICQGISLFYQGEVRWVKAGAVVLATGGGGQVFAQTTNPAVSTGDGVAIAYRAGGILRDLEFVQFHPTALTKTGADRFLISEAVRGEGAHLVDNEGRRFAFDYHPAGELAPRDIVSRAIFSHLQHTALDPATAHVWLDMRPIPADKIRYRFPNIIKVCQHWGIDVFNEPIPVAPAAHYWMGGIVADLMNRTNIPGLYAVGETASTGVHGANRLASNSLLECIVFGAQMANIALEDVGRQSAIPVLPLRKFRADVNELDAQLAQLEALRQKLPRLVWQSAGICREQSGLENAIATIESWQQDFAALPLSQFLLGLSPTEPASFDLPDVERQLRLWAETRNLLDVADLILKSAAFRTESRGGHFRLDYPQPDPDWQAHTLVQTGNWWKSPIFNH; this is encoded by the coding sequence ATGTCTCAGATAGATATCCCGAGCCAATTTGATGTTTTAGTAGTCGGTGCTGGTGCCGCTGGACTATACACGGCGCTGTGTCTGCCAGAGTCTTTGCGCGTCGGCTTGATTACCAAAGAAACTGTTGCTTTATCCGCCAGTGATTGGGCCCAGGGTGGCATTGCCGCAGCCGTCTCAAGAGAAGATTCTCCAGCTTTGCACATTGAAGATACATTACAGGCAGGGGCTGGTTTGTGCGATGTAGAAGCTGTAAAATTCCTGGCTGAAGTTGCACCTAGCTGCATTCAAAACCTGGTTAACTTGGGAGTTGCTTTCGACCGTCATGGTAACGCCTTGGCTTTAACTTTGGAAGCTGCCCATTCTCGCAATCGTGTTCTTCATGCTGCTGACACTACAGGCAGAGAAGTTACTACCACCCTGACAAACCAAGTACTACGCCGCCAGAATATTCAAGTTATTCAACAGGCTTTAGCTTTGAGTTTGTGGATAGAACCACAAACAGGAATCTGTCAGGGAATAAGCCTGTTTTATCAAGGTGAAGTCCGATGGGTAAAGGCTGGTGCTGTGGTACTGGCAACCGGTGGCGGTGGACAAGTTTTTGCCCAAACTACAAACCCCGCAGTGAGTACAGGTGATGGGGTGGCGATCGCATATCGTGCAGGGGGCATCCTCCGCGATTTAGAATTTGTCCAATTTCATCCCACAGCCCTCACCAAAACTGGTGCAGATCGTTTTCTCATTAGCGAAGCTGTGCGCGGCGAAGGGGCCCACCTTGTCGATAACGAAGGGCGACGTTTTGCCTTTGACTACCACCCAGCAGGTGAACTCGCCCCCAGAGATATTGTTAGTAGAGCCATTTTTAGCCATCTGCAACACACCGCCCTCGATCCAGCTACGGCCCATGTCTGGCTAGATATGCGCCCCATTCCCGCCGACAAGATTCGTTACCGCTTTCCCAATATCATCAAAGTTTGTCAGCATTGGGGCATTGATGTCTTCAACGAACCCATTCCCGTTGCACCTGCTGCCCATTATTGGATGGGTGGGATTGTCGCCGATCTGATGAATCGCACAAATATTCCTGGTTTATATGCTGTGGGAGAAACCGCCAGCACCGGCGTGCACGGGGCAAATCGTCTGGCAAGCAATTCCCTGCTGGAATGTATTGTTTTTGGGGCGCAAATGGCTAATATTGCCCTTGAAGATGTGGGACGGCAATCGGCAATCCCAGTGCTGCCATTGCGGAAATTTAGGGCTGATGTCAATGAGTTGGATGCACAACTTGCACAGCTAGAAGCACTACGGCAGAAGTTACCCCGTCTGGTGTGGCAAAGTGCTGGTATTTGTCGGGAACAATCAGGATTAGAAAATGCGATCGCCACTATTGAATCTTGGCAGCAAGATTTCGCAGCTTTACCTTTGAGTCAATTCTTGCTCGGTTTATCTCCCACAGAACCAGCTAGTTTTGACCTACCAGATGTAGAACGGCAATTACGGCTTTGGGCTGAAACCCGCAATCTATTAGATGTAGCTGATTTAATTCTCAAAAGTGCGGCTTTTAGAACCGAAAGCCGGGGCGGTCACTTTCGCTTAGATTATCCGCAACCAGACCCTGATTGGCAAGCCCACACGCTTGTACAAACAGGCAACTGGTGGAAATCCCCAATTTTCAATCATTAA
- a CDS encoding CHASE2 domain-containing protein: MFGLKQPLGRRHRELITASCIAVCVLLLRSIGLLQSLELAALDQFFRLRPNEPPEERITIVAIDEVSLRQVGSWPIPDGVIAQVLQKLTNHQPRAIGLDIYRDLPVKPGSEDLANAYKSISNLIGIELLANNKNASVLPPPVLNQLDQVGFNNVIYDFDGKIRRSLLYWHVDNQAHESFALKLALLYLRSEGITPRKAASNPEYLQLGKAVFTRFQTNHGAYVGADARGYQILSSFPKLRCQLSSIEPCNYQRISMRDVLADKVPEEWIRDRIILIGSTAPSLQDFVFIPQSSLLMGTAKPIAGIELQAHFISELISSALEGRRLLQVWSDLEEYLWIFAWSYVGAALKWRIQSPTRNFFCLLISSFALTLGAYITFLYGWWIPIIPVLLTFASSAIWMACNIAYMQEELKRSKEFLHQVINTIPDPIFVKNEQYQWIVLNEAYCRLIGYDNNLLIEKSDYDFFSKHEADVFREQDQLVFQTQQPQEYEEEFTDANGKTHLISTKRSLHKDAAGNLFLVGVIRDITQRKQIEEDLKRTAVELFRSNNELKLKEDNLRYIAYHDPLTGLSNRQFFAEQLDESLNWAQNNNLSLGLLFIDLDGFKQVNDTLGHSRGDRLLVTIARRLSNSLRASDLVSRLGGDEFTVIIRAIPNEQAAATVAEKLLSIITEPIVLDGYTTSVSASIGISIYPINSQDSETLIKQADAAMYRAKHSGKNRYEFA, encoded by the coding sequence ATGTTTGGACTAAAACAACCGCTTGGTCGAAGACACAGGGAATTGATTACTGCCTCCTGCATTGCAGTCTGCGTCCTGCTTTTACGCTCTATTGGATTATTGCAATCTTTAGAGTTAGCAGCTTTGGATCAATTTTTTCGCTTACGTCCAAATGAGCCACCAGAAGAGCGCATTACTATAGTAGCGATTGATGAGGTATCTTTACGCCAAGTGGGTTCGTGGCCGATTCCTGACGGGGTGATTGCCCAGGTGTTACAAAAATTAACTAACCACCAACCCCGTGCTATAGGCTTAGATATTTACCGGGATTTGCCAGTAAAACCTGGTTCTGAAGATCTGGCAAATGCTTATAAGTCGATCTCTAACTTGATTGGAATTGAACTGTTGGCAAATAACAAAAATGCCAGTGTTTTACCTCCACCAGTGCTAAATCAACTTGACCAAGTGGGTTTTAACAATGTGATCTATGATTTTGATGGCAAAATTCGTCGCAGCTTGTTATATTGGCACGTTGATAATCAAGCACACGAAAGTTTTGCCCTGAAGCTGGCTTTATTATATTTAAGGTCAGAGGGAATTACTCCTCGGAAAGCAGCGAGTAACCCTGAGTATTTACAGTTGGGTAAAGCGGTGTTTACTCGTTTTCAGACTAATCATGGTGCTTATGTGGGAGCTGATGCGAGGGGCTACCAAATTTTGTCTAGTTTTCCTAAACTCCGCTGTCAACTTTCGTCTATAGAACCCTGTAATTATCAACGGATATCGATGAGGGATGTGCTAGCTGATAAAGTGCCAGAAGAATGGATTCGCGATCGCATTATACTCATTGGCTCTACTGCACCTAGCCTCCAAGATTTTGTGTTTATTCCCCAATCCAGCCTGTTGATGGGTACAGCAAAACCGATAGCTGGCATCGAACTGCAAGCTCATTTTATCAGTGAGTTGATTTCATCTGCCCTCGAAGGACGACGATTACTCCAAGTCTGGTCTGACCTAGAGGAATATTTGTGGATTTTTGCTTGGTCTTATGTGGGAGCCGCTCTTAAATGGCGAATTCAAAGCCCAACTAGGAACTTCTTTTGTCTCCTGATTTCTAGCTTTGCGCTCACCCTCGGTGCTTACATCACTTTCTTGTATGGTTGGTGGATACCAATCATTCCCGTACTGCTCACCTTCGCTAGTTCAGCTATTTGGATGGCCTGTAATATTGCCTATATGCAGGAAGAATTGAAACGCTCCAAAGAGTTTTTGCATCAAGTGATCAATACGATTCCTGATCCGATTTTTGTGAAAAATGAACAATATCAATGGATAGTTTTAAATGAGGCTTATTGTCGTTTAATCGGTTATGACAACAATTTGCTAATTGAAAAGTCAGACTATGACTTTTTTTCTAAACATGAAGCAGATGTATTTAGAGAACAAGATCAGCTTGTTTTCCAGACTCAGCAACCCCAGGAATATGAGGAAGAATTTACCGATGCTAATGGCAAGACTCATTTAATTTCTACTAAACGATCGCTCCACAAAGACGCTGCTGGTAATTTGTTTTTAGTTGGGGTCATCCGAGATATTACCCAACGCAAGCAGATAGAGGAAGACCTCAAGCGCACTGCTGTTGAGTTATTCCGCTCCAACAACGAATTAAAGCTTAAAGAAGACAACTTGCGTTACATCGCATACCACGACCCCCTGACTGGTCTATCCAATCGCCAATTTTTCGCGGAACAACTTGATGAGTCACTAAATTGGGCGCAAAACAACAATTTGTCTTTGGGACTGCTATTTATTGACTTAGATGGCTTTAAGCAAGTCAATGATACCCTAGGGCACTCTAGGGGCGATCGCCTATTGGTGACTATTGCTAGGCGATTAAGCAATTCCTTACGCGCTAGTGATCTAGTTTCTCGTTTGGGTGGTGATGAATTTACGGTAATTATCCGAGCCATCCCCAATGAGCAAGCTGCTGCTACGGTTGCTGAAAAGCTTTTAAGCATTATTACGGAGCCAATAGTTTTGGATGGATATACTACTAGCGTCTCTGCCAGTATTGGCATCAGTATCTATCCAATCAACAGCCAAGATAGTGAAACCTTAATTAAGCAAGCAGATGCTGCAATGTATCGTGCCAAGCATTCTGGTAAAAACCGCTATGAGTTTGCGTAA
- a CDS encoding vitamin K epoxide reductase family protein, which produces MIRRRSTPWIHKWSRPLIGAIAGCGALTTGYLTFEKLTGGSANCAAQAGVKGCNDVLSSPWATVLGQPLALFGFLAYTSMVILAFAPLAFNSAENNQSRKQLENLTWWGLLIGAIAMSVFSGYLMYLLAFQIKAICPYCIGSAFFSLSLLVLTIIGRDWEDIGQIFFTALIVGMVTLIGTLGVYAGVNQSNVPADVSAEATVGKTGQIPPFTPKVDPNPEFGWEITTTSGEAEIALARHLVNIGAKEYVAYWCPHCHEQKLIFGKEAYKIIDDNNKVECAADSPKAKPELCQAANIKSYPTWIIKGQTYSGVQNLAELAKASGYTGSQNFKYFRK; this is translated from the coding sequence GTTCTACTCCTTGGATTCATAAATGGTCGCGTCCATTGATTGGAGCGATCGCCGGATGTGGTGCCCTAACAACAGGTTATCTCACCTTTGAAAAGTTAACAGGGGGCAGTGCTAATTGTGCGGCCCAAGCTGGTGTTAAGGGCTGTAACGATGTACTTTCTAGTCCTTGGGCGACCGTTTTAGGTCAGCCATTAGCCTTATTTGGATTTTTGGCCTACACCAGTATGGTGATTTTAGCTTTTGCTCCCTTAGCATTTAACTCAGCAGAAAATAACCAGAGCCGCAAACAACTAGAAAACTTGACGTGGTGGGGGCTGTTGATTGGGGCGATCGCCATGTCCGTCTTCAGCGGCTACCTAATGTACCTGCTGGCATTCCAAATCAAAGCCATTTGTCCTTACTGTATTGGCTCGGCTTTCTTTTCCCTCAGTCTGTTGGTGCTGACCATTATCGGTCGAGATTGGGAGGATATTGGGCAAATCTTCTTTACCGCCCTGATTGTGGGCATGGTGACGCTGATAGGTACTTTAGGGGTCTATGCTGGTGTCAACCAATCGAATGTGCCAGCAGATGTGTCAGCAGAAGCAACGGTAGGAAAAACCGGGCAAATTCCGCCCTTTACTCCCAAGGTAGATCCCAACCCAGAATTTGGGTGGGAAATCACCACCACTTCTGGTGAAGCAGAAATCGCCCTAGCACGTCATCTTGTAAACATAGGCGCTAAAGAATACGTTGCTTATTGGTGTCCTCACTGCCACGAACAAAAGCTGATATTTGGGAAAGAAGCTTACAAGATCATTGACGATAATAATAAGGTTGAGTGCGCTGCCGATAGCCCAAAAGCTAAACCAGAATTGTGTCAAGCCGCCAATATTAAAAGCTACCCCACTTGGATCATCAAGGGTCAAACTTATAGTGGAGTGCAAAACTTGGCGGAACTGGCAAAAGCTTCTGGTTACACAGGTTCTCAGAACTTCAAGTATTTTAGGAAATGA